In Harpia harpyja isolate bHarHar1 chromosome Z, bHarHar1 primary haplotype, whole genome shotgun sequence, a single window of DNA contains:
- the CISH gene encoding cytokine-inducible SH2-containing protein has product MLFPWSRSDMILCVQGPHPLLAEEKIRRLSLRGIAVELSEPIMQPLPVTAFQEESTPAFAAPVPDSNPPQTRDPEEDLLCIAKTFSYLRESGWYWGSITASEAKQHLQKMPEGTFLVRDSTHPSYLFTLSVKTNRGPTNVRIEYTDSKFRLDSNYLSKPRILAFPDVVSLIQHYVMSCTMESKNEAPYPPPSPLPPMQKEMAAAAVHLKLIRPLSRKDNIPSLQHLCRLRINKSTADVDQLPLPRRMGDYLKQYPFQL; this is encoded by the exons ATGCTTTTCCCTTGGTCCAGGAGTGACATGATCCTCTGTGTTCAGGG ACCTCATCCTTTGCTGGCGGAGGAAAAGATCAGGAGACTGTCACTCAGGGGCATTGCGGTGGAATTGTCAGAGCCGATCATGCAGCCTCTCCCAGTTACGGCCTTCCAGGAGGAGTCCACGCCTGCCTTTGCAGCACCAGTTCCAGACAGCAACCCACCTCAGACTCGAGACCCTGAAGAAGACCTTCTCTGCATTGCAAAAACCTTCTCCTATCTGCGAGAATCTG GTTGGTACTGGGGATCTATCACTGCCAGTGAGGCCAAGCAGCATCTCCAAAAGATGCCTGAGGGCACCTTCCTGGTACGGGACAGCACCCACCCCAGCTACCTGTTCACACTCTCTGTCAAGACAAATCGAGGTCCCACCAATGTGCGCATCGAATACACTGACAGCAAGTTCCGGCTAGACTCAAACTACTTGTCCAAACCTCGCATCCTGGCCTTCCCAGATGTGGTCAGTCTTATCCAGCATTACGTCATGTCCTGCACAATGGAAAGCAAGAACGAGGCTCCTTACCCGCCTCCGTCTCCTCTACCTCCCATGCAAAAAGAGATGGCAGCAGCTGCAGTACACTTGAAACTCATCCGGCCGCTCAGCCGCAAAGACAACATCCCCAGTCTACAGCACCTGTGCCGGCTACGGATTAACAAGTCTACAGCCGACGTGGACCAGCTCCCTCTGCCCAGGCGGATGGGGGACTATTTGAAGCAATACCCGTTCCAGCTCTGA